The following is a genomic window from Capsicum annuum cultivar UCD-10X-F1 unplaced genomic scaffold, UCD10Xv1.1 ctg81670, whole genome shotgun sequence.
TTTTTTGTAATGATATTATACATGATGATAGTTTGCTCATTAAACAACATTTAGAAGATTACACACTGTGTCTTCTCGGAGAAAATATTTACTCCACGTAGCCCAGTATCTTTCCAtttcttcaaaatattaaattattaaagttGTTGATGCAAATTGGATGCTATTCTCTGAAAAGAAAAAACTGCAAATTCAAAACCTCTGAAATTATTATTGGAATTTACGTTTTCTAACTAAGATACTAAATTCAGTTGTATGTCTCACATTGCAAAAGCAAATCAAGGTAAAGTGCTGCTTAAATTCCTATAACAGCTTTGTACCGTATTCGGGATATGCTTTCACTAAAATGGAGTTACAATATGTGAAATTTCCATTGCTAATATTGATTTTGTGATTTCTGATCACACGATAAAATTGTTATACCTAATAGTTCTGGAAAACAAACTTACAACTTTAGAATTTTTGTTATATAAATAACATATCTAAAGTATATATTCAAAGAACaatggaaataaataaaagtcATCCATAAGTAGATAATATATTTAACTAGAAAAATTCAACTTTATGTTTCCTAAGTATAGTGTATTTCACAATAAACCAAAGTTCTAATGTAATTTTGCCTATTCATTTTCTCCCAAGTTAAATAGTTATTCTGTCGCACCTACCAAGGATCTAACAATGTGATTGTGAATTCATTTTTTGAACTGCTTGTCTGTGATCCTGATTTTGCTTCATCAAATAGATTTCGCTCTGTTAAAAATCCAGGTTCTTTTGCTTTTGGCAGTGGGCTCTCGTTAGTCAACATCTGAACCACAGAAAACATGCTTGGTCTATCATCAGGATGTTGTTGGAAGCATAATAAACCCACTTGGATTGACCTTAAAACTTGAGAAATAATATTGCAAGAATCAGTTAGATGCTCATCAGCTAGTTCCAAGGACCTATCCTCTTTGTAAAGCTTCCATGCCTGTTTGAGTTTATTTAGATACTTTGAATCatggaaaattctatttttatcaagaaaaaaaggAGTTGTGTGTAATACAGGTTATGCAGTGCTTACGTGACCGAGAAGGTTAAGGTTGTGATCTTGATGGA
Proteins encoded in this region:
- the LOC124895378 gene encoding G-type lectin S-receptor-like serine/threonine-protein kinase SD1-1 — encoded protein: MSPEYAIDGTFSVKSDAFSFGVLVLEIVSGKRNRGFVHQDHNLNLLGHAWKLYKEDRSLELADEHLTDSCNIISQVLRSIQVGLLCFQQHPDDRPSMFSVVQMLTNESPLPKAKEPGFLTERNLFDEAKSGSQTSSSKNEFTITLLDPW